Proteins from one Azospirillum brasilense genomic window:
- a CDS encoding YdbL family protein, with the protein MMRMFAAAGLVLALALSVPTMAPAQDALGAAKAAGQIGERPDGLVGAVPGAPAAAAQLAEQVNAQRLARYREIAGSNGTSVDQVQALAGKQLIERTPAGQYVLSGGRWVRK; encoded by the coding sequence ATGATGCGCATGTTTGCCGCCGCCGGGCTGGTCCTGGCGCTTGCCCTGTCGGTTCCCACGATGGCGCCGGCCCAGGATGCTCTGGGCGCCGCCAAGGCCGCCGGGCAGATCGGTGAACGGCCGGACGGGCTGGTCGGGGCGGTCCCTGGAGCGCCGGCCGCCGCCGCCCAACTCGCCGAGCAGGTCAACGCCCAGCGTCTTGCCCGCTATCGCGAGATCGCGGGAAGCAACGGCACCTCGGTGGATCAGGTCCAAGCCCTGGCCGGGAAGCAGCTGATCGAGCGGACCCCCGCAGGCCAGTATGTGCTGTCGGGCGGGCGCTGGGTCCGCAAGTAG
- a CDS encoding peptidylprolyl isomerase has translation MAALFATFIFAQGEAKALDPENTLYLDLKDGRVVIELRPDLAPNHVARIKELTRQGFYNGVVFHRVIDGFMAQTGDPTGTGTGGSGKKLKAEFSNEPHVRGTLSMARTPDPDSADSQFFICFAPASFLDKQYTVWGKVVEGMEFVDKIKKGSQSRNGQVSDPDKIVKMQVAADAK, from the coding sequence ATGGCGGCACTGTTCGCCACATTCATCTTCGCTCAGGGGGAGGCCAAGGCCTTGGATCCGGAAAACACCCTCTACCTCGACCTCAAGGACGGCCGCGTGGTCATCGAACTGCGCCCCGACCTGGCACCGAACCACGTCGCCCGCATCAAGGAGCTGACCCGTCAGGGCTTCTACAACGGCGTCGTCTTCCACCGCGTGATCGACGGCTTCATGGCCCAGACCGGCGATCCGACCGGCACCGGCACCGGCGGCTCCGGCAAGAAGCTGAAGGCTGAGTTCAGCAACGAGCCGCACGTCCGCGGTACGCTGTCGATGGCCCGCACGCCGGACCCGGACAGCGCCGACAGCCAGTTCTTCATCTGCTTCGCCCCGGCCTCGTTCCTGGACAAGCAGTACACCGTCTGGGGCAAGGTCGTCGAAGGCATGGAGTTCGTCGACAAGATCAAGAAGGGCAGCCAGTCCCGCAACGGTCAGGTCAGCGACCCGGACAAGATCGTCAAGATGCAGGTTGCCGCCGACGCCAAGTAA
- a CDS encoding YdbH domain-containing protein, whose amino-acid sequence MRQQSVRRLRRWLVLVKLVLIGGAVALAVQHRTDLAGTAATQALRRAGFPDAAVTVTDLSVEQTSAVVRLDRQGTVGGTLTIRHPTDALLEGRIERLDLADVRLRLDVAKDGVLRIAGYPLTGSAGAGGNGGAAGGGNVVLPIDTIQLGDSAVTLATPRGTAGGTLRLTMTRDGATHRGQATLTAPAKGLPVLTHWTGAGTIAETVGTLTAKARLTWDGAALKAQGDLLLADLAGQFGPVAASGINGVLSFPSLLPPVIAPGQTLAVKLLDVGLPLTDGTLRFGYGAKGRLSVERAEWHWAGGVLRADPFAIDPAAPRGTVTLRAERVHLGPMLAMVAVDGLEASGTVSGRLPVRIGADSVHLDGGLLEADGPGTLRYDPENPPGFLKGEEGSPTALLMGALTDFRYDTLSATVDGQAGGELAVGIAIRGSNPAFYDGYPVALNLKVSGALDRILRQSLDTYRIPETVRDRMTEFQRKNP is encoded by the coding sequence GTGCGGCAGCAAAGCGTGCGGCGGTTGAGACGATGGCTGGTGCTGGTGAAGCTGGTGCTGATCGGTGGCGCGGTCGCCCTCGCCGTCCAGCACCGGACCGATCTGGCCGGCACCGCCGCCACGCAGGCGCTGCGCCGCGCCGGCTTCCCGGACGCCGCCGTGACGGTGACCGACCTGTCGGTGGAGCAGACCAGCGCCGTGGTCCGCCTGGACCGGCAAGGCACGGTCGGCGGAACGCTCACCATCCGTCATCCGACGGACGCCCTTCTGGAGGGGCGAATCGAACGCCTGGATCTTGCGGACGTCCGCCTGAGGCTGGACGTGGCCAAGGACGGCGTCCTGCGCATCGCCGGCTATCCATTGACCGGCTCCGCCGGTGCGGGAGGCAACGGCGGCGCGGCGGGCGGCGGAAACGTCGTGCTTCCCATCGACACCATCCAGCTCGGCGACTCCGCGGTGACGTTGGCGACACCGCGGGGCACGGCCGGCGGGACGCTGCGCCTGACCATGACACGCGACGGCGCCACCCACCGCGGGCAGGCGACGCTGACCGCCCCGGCCAAAGGGTTGCCGGTCCTCACCCATTGGACGGGCGCCGGCACGATCGCCGAGACGGTGGGCACCCTGACCGCCAAGGCCCGGCTCACCTGGGACGGCGCGGCGCTGAAGGCCCAGGGGGACCTGCTGCTCGCTGACCTCGCCGGGCAATTCGGGCCGGTCGCCGCCAGCGGGATCAACGGGGTTCTGTCCTTTCCCAGCCTGCTTCCCCCGGTGATCGCGCCCGGTCAGACGCTGGCGGTGAAGCTGCTCGACGTCGGGTTGCCGTTGACCGATGGCACCCTCCGCTTCGGTTATGGGGCGAAGGGCCGGCTGAGCGTGGAGCGCGCCGAATGGCATTGGGCCGGCGGTGTGCTGCGGGCGGACCCGTTCGCCATCGACCCGGCGGCGCCGCGGGGGACGGTCACGCTGCGGGCGGAGCGAGTCCATCTCGGCCCTATGCTGGCGATGGTCGCGGTGGACGGGCTGGAGGCGAGCGGAACGGTCAGCGGGCGCCTGCCGGTGCGCATCGGAGCGGACTCCGTCCATCTGGACGGTGGGCTGCTGGAGGCCGACGGTCCCGGCACGCTGCGCTACGATCCCGAGAATCCACCCGGCTTCCTGAAGGGGGAGGAGGGAAGCCCGACCGCCCTGCTGATGGGTGCGCTGACCGATTTCCGCTATGACACGCTGAGCGCCACCGTGGATGGGCAGGCTGGCGGAGAACTGGCGGTCGGCATCGCCATCCGTGGGTCCAATCCGGCATTCTACGATGGCTATCCGGTCGCGCTTAACCTTAAGGTGAGCGGCGCGCTCGACCGGATCCTGCGGCAGAGCCTGGACACTTACCGCATTCCCGAGACGGTGCGTGATCGCATGACGGAGTTCCAACGAAAGAATCCATGA
- a CDS encoding YnbE family lipoprotein, giving the protein MRHTVRSRRVLTAALIAGLGAGMGACTPTVKVEAPDKPIEINLNIRIEQEVRVKVERDLEKAIADDPALFGLPSDSGAKGGKKP; this is encoded by the coding sequence ATGAGACACACGGTTCGAAGCCGGCGCGTCCTGACCGCCGCACTGATCGCCGGGTTGGGGGCCGGAATGGGCGCCTGCACCCCGACCGTCAAGGTCGAGGCGCCCGACAAGCCCATCGAGATCAACCTGAACATCCGGATCGAACAGGAAGTCCGGGTGAAGGTCGAACGCGACCTGGAAAAGGCCATCGCGGACGATCCGGCCCTGTTCGGACTGCCTTCGGACAGCGGCGCGAAGGGAGGGAAAAAGCCATGA